Within the Agromyces atrinae genome, the region CGACCTTCCCGGCTACCGTCCGATCACCAAGGCCCACGGCAAGCAGGTCGTCGCGGCCGCGCAGCTCTTCGTCGAGGCGAAGAAGCCCGTGCTGTACGTCGGCGGCGGAGTCATCCGTGCCGGCGCCTCGGCCGAACTCCTCGCGTTCGCCGAGGCGACGGGTGCTCCCGTCGTCACGACGCTCATGGCACGCGGTGCCTTCCCCGACTCGCACGAGCAGCAGCTCGGCATGCCCGGAATGCACGGAACCGTGCCCGCCGTGCTCGCCCTGCAGGAGGCCGACCTCCTCGTCTCGCTCGGCGCCCGGTTCGACGATCGCGTGACCGGCAAGGCCGCGCTCTTCGCGCCGAACGCCAAGGTCGTGCACGTCGACGTCGACCCCGCCGAGATCTCGAAGATCCGCACGGCCGACGTGCCCATCGTGGGCGACGCGAAGGATGTGCTCGTCGACCTCACGGCGGCGTACCTCGAGGCGAAGCGCGAGACGACCCCCGACATCACCGACTGGTGGACCTACCTGAACGGTCTGCGCGCCGAGTTCCCGCTCGGGTTCGCGCCGACGACCGACGGGCTGCTCGCCCCCCAGCACGTGATCAGCCGCATCGGCGAGCTCACGGGCCCCGAGGGCGTCTACGCCTCGGGCGTCGGTCAGCACCAGATGTGGGCGGCGCAGTTCATCAAGTACGAGCGTCCGAACGCGTGGCTGAACTCCGGCGGCGCCGGAACGATGGGCTACTCGGTTCCCGCGGCGATGGGCGCGAAGGTCGCCCAGCCCGACCGCGTCGTGTGGGCGATCGACGGCGACGGATGCTTCCAGATGACCAATCAGGAGCTCGCGACCTGCACGATCAACAAGATCCCGATCAAGGTCGCGGTCATCAACAACTCGTCGCTCGGCATGGTGCGCCAGTGGCAGACCCTCTTCTACGACGGCCGCTACTCGAACACCGACCTCAACACGGGTCACGACTCGATCCGCGTGCCCGACTTCGTGAAGCTCGCCGAGGCCTACGGGGCTCTCGGCATCCGCGTCACGAAGGAGGAGGAGGTCGACGCCGCCATCAAGCTCGCGCTCGAGACGAACGATCGCCCCGTCGTGATCGACTTCGTCGTGAGCGCCGACGCGATGGTCTGGCCGATGGTGCCGCAGGGCGTCTCGAACAGCTTCGTGCAGTACGCCCGTGACCACAGCCCCGCATTCGACGAGGAGGACTAGACCATGACCAGCCACGTTCTGAGTCTTCTCGTCGAAGACAAGCCGGGTCTCCTGACCCGTGTCGCGGGTCTCTTCGCCCGTCGCGGCTTCAACATCGAGAGCCTGGCCGTCGGCCACTCCGAGATCCCCGGCCTCTCGCGCATCACCGTCGTCGTCGACGTCGACGAGCTGCCTCTCGAGCAGGTGACGAAGCAGCTCAACAAGCTCGTCAACGTCATCAAGATCGTCGAGCTCGACCCCGCGCAGTCGGTGCAGCGCGAGCACCTGCTCATCAAGGTGAAGGTCGACAACACGACCCGCTCCCAGGTACTCGAGGCGGTGAACCTCTTCCGTGCCCGTGTCGTCGACGTGTCGACCGACGCCCTCGTGATCGAGGTCACCGGCGACTCCGGCAAGACGACGGCACTCCTCAAGGTGCTCGAGCCCTACGGCATCAAGGAGATCGCCCAGTCGGGCCTCCTCGCGATCGGTCGCGGCGGCAAGTCGATCACCGAGCGCGTTTTCAAGAACTGACCTACGATTCACCGCGGGTGGAGCGACGCTCCGTCGCCTGCACAACCAAGGAGAGAAAGACAGCAATGGCTGAGATCTACTACGACAAGGACGCCGACCTCTCGCTCATCCAGGGCAAGAAGGTCGCCGTCATCGGCTACGGCTCGCAGGGCCACGCCCACGCGCAGAATCTGCGCGACTCGGGTGTCGAGGTGCGTGTCGGCCTGAAGGACGGCTCCAAGTCGATCCAGAAGGCTTCGGAGGCCGGCTTCACGGTGTCGAACGTCGCGGACGCCGCAGCGTGGGCCGACGTCATCGTCATCCTCGCTCCCGACCAGCACCAGCGCCACATCTTCGCCGAGTCGATCAAGGACCAGCTCGCCGAGGGCAAGACGCTCGTCTTCGGCCACGGCTTCAACATCCGCTTCGGCTACATCGAGGCTCCCGAGGGCGTCGACGTCATCCTCGTCGCTCCCAAGGCCCCGGGCCACACCGTCCGTCGCGAGTTCGTCGCCGGTCGCGGAATCCCCGACATCATCGCCGTCGAGCAGGACGCGTCGGGAACCGCATGGGACCTCGCCAAGTCGTACGCGAAGGCCATCGGCGGCACGCGTGCCGGCGTCATCAAGACGACCTTCACCGAAGAGACCGAGACCGACCTGTTCGGCGAGCAAGCCGTGCTCTGCGGCGGTGTCTCACAGCTCGTCCAGTACGGCTTCGAGACCCTGACCGAGGCCGGTTACCAGCCGCAGATCGCGTACTTCGAGGTCCTCCACGAGCTCAAGCTCATCGTCGACCTCATGTGGGAGGGCGGCATCGCCAAGCAGCGCTGGTCGGTCTCCGACACCGCTGAGTACGGCGACTACGTCTCGGGCCCGCGCGTCATCGACCCGCACGTCAAGGAGAACATGCAGGCCGTGCTCGCCGACATCCAGTCGGGTGCCTTCGCCGAGCGCTTCATCTCCGACCAGGACAACGGCGCCCCCGAGTTCCTCGAGCTCCGCGCCAAGGGTGAGAACCACCCCATCGAGAAGACGGGCAAGGAACTCCGCGCCCTCTTCGCGTGGAAGCAGGAAGACGACGACTACACCGACGGTTCCGTCGCGCGCTAGTCATCAGCACGTCGAAGCGGGTCGGGGTTCTCCCCGGCCCGTTTCGTCGTCCCGGCGTCGGTAGGGTGAGAGCATGACGCGCGATCGCGATGACGATGCCCTGAGCTGGGAGGGCGACGACGACCCGACGCTCGCTCCCGGGTGGAAGACCGTCGGCACGTCCGTTCCGGCGCCGCCGACGGCTGCCGAGGCGGCCGGTACGGGTACCGAGACGGATGACGCGCGCGAGCCGCACTCCGACGAGGCCGTCGACGCCTCGCAGCCGAGCTCGGCGACGCTCATCCTCTTCGGCGTCTTCGGCGGCGTGTACCTGCTGTACACGATCGGCTGGATCTTCTCGGCTCTCCGGGTGCCGAACCCGGGCGTCGACGCCGTCGCGCAGTTCATGTTCACGCTCGGCCTCTGGTTCGCGGTGCTCGCGCCGGCCGCGTGGTTCGCGACGACGCTCCTCGCGACCGAGTCGGGTGCGCGCCGTCGCATCGTGTGGCTCGTCATCGGGGCCGTCGTGCTCGTGCCCGTGCCCTTCGTCGCCGGGATCACCTCGTGACCGGCGAGGTCGCGACGCCGGGCGCCGAGCCCCGCTCGCGCGGCGTGCGTTTCGGGTTCGACGTGGCCCTCGCCGTCTTCTTTGGTCTCTTCTACGCCTACGACGCGTGGGAGGCGGTCGGTAACCTCGTCGGTCTGACGCAGTACGCCGCGGCCCTCGATTCGACGCTCTCGTCGACGGGCTGGGTCGTGCTGATCGCGGCGATCCTCCTTCCGATCGGCTTGTTCGCGCTCGCCTTCGTCATCGGACGACGTCGGCCGCTCGCCGTGCGCATCGCGCTCTACGTGACGGGCCTCGCCGTCTCGGCGGTGCTGTACCTCGACGTCGTCATGCTCTTCGGACCGGGCGCGCTCATCGCCTGATGTCACACGTCGGGGGAGCGTCTCCGACTCCAGTAGAGTGTCTGCGGTATCGGTGTACACGACGGCGTGCACGCCCTCTGTCCGCGTGCCTCGTCGCACGTCGAAGTTGAAGAAGGACCCGTTCGTGACTAAGCCGGTCGTGCTGATCGCCGAAGAACTCTCTCCCGCCACCGTCGATGCGCTCGGCCCCGACTTCGAGATCCGCTCGGTCGACGGCACCGATCGCCCCGCGCTCCTCGCCGCTCTCGCCGACGCCAACGCGATCCTCGTGCGCTCGGCGACGAAGGTCGACGCCGAGGCGATCGCCGCGGCCCCGAAGCTCCAGGTCGTCGCGCGTGCGGGCGTCGGGCTCGACAACGTCGACATCAAAGCGGCGACGACCGCCGGTGTCATGGTCGTGAACGCACCGACGTCGAACATCATCTCGGCCGCCGAGCTCACGGTCGGTCACATCCTGAGCCTCGCGCGTCACATCCCCGCCGCTCACGCGGCCCTCGCTCAGGGTCAGTGGAAGCGCTCCGCCTACACGGGCACCGAGCTCTACGAGAAGACGATCGGCATCATCGGCCTCGGCCGCATCGGCGCGCTCATCGCCGCCCGACTGCAGGCCTTCGGCACCGAGGTCATCGCGTACGACCCCTACATCACCGCGGCGCGCGCCCAGCAGCTCGGCGTGCAGACGGTCTCGCTCGACGAACTGCTCGAGCGCAGCGACTTCATCACGATCCACATGCCGAAGACGCCCGAGACGACGGGCATGATCGGCCGCGAGCAGTTCGACCTGATGAAGCCGAGTGCGTACATCGTCAACGTCGCACGTGGCGGTCTCATCGACGAAGAGGCGCTGCACGACGCCCTCGTCTCGGGCCGTATCGCGGGCGCCGGTCTCGACGTCTTCGTGAGCGAGCCCCCGAAGGAGTCGCCGCTCCTCGGCCTCCCCAACATCATCGTCACGCCGCACCTCGGTGCGTCGACCGACGAGGCGCAGGAGAAGGCCGGTGTCTCCGTCGCGAAGTCGGTGCGCCTCGCCCTCGCCGGTGAGCTCGTTCCCGACGCGGTGAATGTCGCGGGCGGCGTCATCGACCCGTACGTCCGTCCCGGCATCCCCCTCGTCGAGAAGCTCGGTCAGCTGTTCGCCGGCCTCGCGCACGGCCCGCTCACGAGCCTCGACGTCGAGGTGCGCGGCGAGCTCGTCGACTACGATGTGAGCGTGCTGAAGCTCGCCGCACTCAAGGGCGTCTTCTCGAACGTCGTGAGCGAGACCGTGTCGTACGTCAACGCGCCGCTCCTCGCCGAGCAGCGCGGTGTCGCCGTGCGTCTCATCACCGACTCCGACTCGCCCGAGTACCGCAACGTCATCACGCTCCGCGGTGCTCTCGCCGACGGCGAGCAGATCTCGGTGTCGGGCACGCTGACGGGCACCAAGCAGATCGAGAAGATCGTCGCGATCAACGGCTACGACGTCGAGGTGCCGTTCGCGAAGAGCCACATCATCATGCAGTACACCGACCGCCCGGGCATCGTCGCGGTCTACGGTCGCGAGTTCGGCGAGGCCGGCATCAACATCGCCGGCATGCAGATCGCGCGTCGTGAGGCCGGCGGCCCCGCTCTCAGCGTGCTCACCGTCGACTCGGTGGTCCCCGCCGAGGTGCTCGAGCGCGTGAGCGCCGCGATCGAGGCGCACACCCTCGTCGAGGTCGACATCACCGAGTAGTCGGTCACCGAGCAGTCAGCGGGCGGTCGCCGAGAGGCGGCCGCCCGCTGCGCTGTTCCCGGGGCGCAGGGATGACGCGTCAGGCGTTCCCGGTCGCCGCGATGCCGCGCGCGATGCGCACGAGGGAATCGACCTCGGCGGGGGAGAGGGTCACTCCGCCGTGTTCGCCCTGGACGTGCAGTGAGGTGTTGAAGTACATCCCGTCGCCGAGGAGGGCGATGGCGAGCACGGCCCCGGGGTCGGCGACCGAGCGGGCGATCGCCTCGCGCCAGCGATCACGGCACCGCTGCAGCGCCTCCTGGGCTGCGACGTCGCCGCCCTGGGCGAGTCGGGCCGTTGCGACGAACGCGCGATCGAGGGGGCTCTGCAGCGCGACCGAGGTGCGGATGTAGTACTCGACCGCGTCGTCGCCCGCGGCTTCGATCGCCGCGACGTCGTCGTCGACGAGCTGGTCGAGCCGTTCGATCGCACCGTGCACGAGGGCGTCCTTCGAGGCGAAGTGGTAGAGCAGTCCGCCCTTCGAGACATCGGCGAGGCGCGCGACGGCGTCGAGTGTCGCGGTGCGTTCGCCCTCGTCGATGAGGATGCTCTCGTAGGCATCGAGGATCGCCTCACGGGCGCGGGGTGGCCGGGCCATGGTGCCTCCGATTGTCGGGATTCTGTTACTATACCGGCTGGACGGTTTTAAGTGTACCGGCTAGACGGTATTGAAAGGCGAAGTGAGATGAGCACGATGACGACAGAGGCACCGACGACGGGTCGTGCGCCCGCGCGCGCCTGGGCGGCGCTCGCGGTGCTCATGCTGCCGGTGCTGCTCGTGTCCGTCGACAACACGGTGCTGAGCTTCGCGATCCCTGAGATCTCTCGCGCGCTGTCGCCGACGGCCGCCCAGCAGCTCTGGATCATCGACGCCTACCCGCTCGTCCTCGCGGGCCTCCTCGTCTCGATGGGCAGCCTCGGCGACCGCATCGGCCGCCGTCGCATGCTCCTCATCGGCTCGGCCGGTTTCGCGCTCGTCTCGGTCGCCGCCGCCTTCGCGCCCACGGCCGAACTCCTCATCGCCGCACGAGCGGGTCTCGGCTTCTTCGGTGCGATGCTCATGCCGTCGACCCTCTCCCTCCTCCGCTCGATCTTCATGGATCGCGAGCAGCGTCGCCTCGCCATCGCGATCTGGGCCTCGGGGTTCGCCGCGGGCTCGGCGCTCGGCCCGATCGTCGGCGGCATCCTGCTCCTGCACTTCCCGTGGGGCTCCGTATTCCTCCTCGCCGTGCCCGTGCTCATCCCGATCTTCATCCTCGTGCCGCTCCTCGTGCGGGAGAGCCGCGACCCCGCGCCGGGACCGGTCGACCCCGTGAGCATCCTCCTGTCGCTCGCGGCGATGGCGCCCGTCGTCTTCGCGATCAAGGAGTTCGCGACGGAGGGCCTCACGCCGCTCGCGATCGGCACGTTCGTCATCGGTGTCGTCTCCGGCTGGCTCTTCGTGCGCCGGCAGCTTCGGCGGCCCGTGCCGATGCTCGATGTCCGTCTCTTCACGAAGGGCTCGTTCGGCGGCGCCGTCGCGGTCAACCTCTTCAGCGTCATCGCGCTCGTCGGCTTCCTCTACTTCGTCTCGCAGCACCTGCAGCTCATCGTCGGGCTCGACCCCGTCGAGGCGGGCCTCGCCCTCGTGCCGGGCCTCGTCGTCATGATCATCGCCGGGCTCGGTGTCGTTCCGATCGCGCGCCGCGTGCGCCCGCGCATCCTCGTGCCGACGGCGCTGTCGATCTCGGCCGCGGGCTACGTCGTGCTGGGCCTCGGCTCGAGCGACGGCGGCCTCGTCGCGCCGATCATCGCCTTCGTGCTCCTCGGCCTCGGAATCGGCGCGGCCGAGACCGTGTCGAACGAGCTCATCCTCTCGAGCGCGCCCGCGAACAAGGCTGGTGCGGCGTCAGCGGTCTCCGAGACGGCCTACGAACTCGGCGCCGTGCTCGGCACGGCGATCCTCGGCAGCATCATCACCGCGCACTACCGCGCGAACATCGTGCTCTCCGACGCGCTCACGGCGACCCAGGCGCACGACGCGCGCGAAACGCTCGCGGGTGCCGTCAACGTCGCCGAGACGCTCCCGCCGACGGATGCCGCCGCTCTGCTCGCCTCGGCGTCGCACGCGTTCGACGGGGGTGTCGTCGTGACGTCGATGATCGCCGTCGGACTCATGCTCGCGGCAGCCCTCGTGGCGGCGATCACGCTCCGTAACCCGACCGCGCCGGTCGAGCACGACTGAGGGCGATCCGACGCGACGGGAAATGGATCAGAGCGGGTCGGGTCCGCGCGTCTCGTTGCGCGTGACGCGGTCGCCGGTCGCGGGGTCGACGTGGGTCGCCGACACCGTCGACGAGGTACGGCGACGCGCGAGGAGCACAATGCCGAGCAGGAAGACGAGGAAGCCGGCACCCATCAGGATGTAGCCGACCATGTCGAGATCGATCCACTCGAGCTGGACCTCGACGGCCCACACGAGGATGGCGCCGACGACGAACAAGAAGATTCCGAGTCCGATGCTCATGGGGTAGCCCTTTCTGTCGGAATGCCTCAGCGTAGGGCCGTGGGTCTCCCGCCTGCAACGGGTCGACTCGCGCGACGGGATGCGGTAGTGCACGGCAGTACGCTGGAAGGCGAAACCTTCGAAGGAGAGCCATGCCCCGCACCGTCAGACTCGCCGTGATTCCCGGAGACGGAATCGGACCCGAGGTCGTCGCCGAAGCGCTCAAGGTGCTGCGCGCGGCCGTCGGTGACGAGACCCGGTTCGAGGAGACGCACTTCTCCCTCGGCGCCGGACGGTTCCTCGAGACGGGCGACGTGCTCACCGACGACGATCTCGCTGCTGTCGCGTCGCACGACGCCATCCTTCTGGGCGCGGTCGGCGGGGTTCCCGGCGATCCTCGCCTCGCGAACGCGAACATCGAACGCGGGCTCCTCTTGAAGCTCCGCTTCTCGCTCGACCACTACGTGAACCTCCGGCCGACCGTGCTCCACCCCGGCGTCGAGAGCCCGCTCGCCGCTCCCGGCGACGTCGACTTCGTCGTCGTCCGCGAGGGAACCGAGGGCCCGTACGTCGGCAACGGCGGTGCGATCCGCGTCGGCACGCCCGCCGAGGTCGCCAACGAGGTCTCGGTCAACACGGCCTTCGGCGTCGAGCGTGTCGTGCGCTACGCGTTCGCCGCGGCGTCCGGCCGTCGCAAGAAGCTCACCCTCGTGCACAAGACCAATGTGCTCGTCTTCGCCGGCGGTCTGTGGAAGCGCACGGTCGACGCCGTCGCCGTCGAGTTCCCTGATGTCGCCGTCGACTACCTCCACGTCGATGCGGCCACGATCTTCCTCGTCACGGATCCTGCTAGATTCGATGTCATCGTCACGGACAACCTCTTCGGCGACATCCTCACCGATCTGGCCGGCGCAATCAGCGGCGGCATCGGTCTCGCGGCATCGGGCAACATCAACCCCGACGGCCGGTTCCCGAGCATGTTCGAGCCTGTCCACGGATCAGCGCCCGACATCGCCGGGAAGGGCATCGCCGACCCGACTGCTGCGATCCTCTCGGTAGCACTTCTCCTCGACCACCTCGGCCTGGCGGATGACGCCGAACGAGTTCGTGGAGCAGCCTCCGACGACATCGCCGGACGGGACGGATCGACTCGGTCGACCTCCGAGATCGGCGACGCCATCGCCGCGCGGCTGGCCCCCGCGGCGCCGTAAGCGCACACTGGTATCAGCTTTCGAAGAAAAGAGCACCCATGACGATCGACCTCCCGCTCGCTCGACCCGATCTCACGTGGGCCGTGACGACGAACGACAACGCGAAGAGCGCTGAAGAACGCGACGCGATCCTCGCCGACCCCGGCTTCGGCAATCACTTCACCGATCACATGGTCGACGTCTGCTGGTCGGCACGGGGCGGATGGCACCGTCCGCGCGTCTCGCCCTACGGCCCCATCCCGCTCGACCCCGCCGCGGCCGTGCTCCACTACGCGCAAGAGGTCTTCGAGGGCATGAAGGCCTACCGTCACGGCGACGGCTCCATCTGGACGTTCCGTCCCTACGAGAACGCCGCGCGCATGCAGCGCTCGGCTCGCCGCATGGCGCTGCCCGAGCTTCCGAGCGACTACTTCATCGACTCGCTCAAGCAGCTCATCGCCGTCGACGGCGCGTGGGTGCCGAGCGCCGACGGCACGAGCCTCTACCTCCGGCCGTTCATGTTCGCGAAGGAGGCGTTCCTCGGCGTGCGCCCCGCCCAGAAGGTCGGGTACTACGTCATCGCGAGCCCCGCCGGCGCGTACTTCACCGGGGGAGTGCAGCCTGTCAACATCTGGCTCTCGACCGACTACGCCCGCGCGGGCAAGGGCGGCACGGGCGCGGCGAAGACCGGCGGCAACTACGCGTCGAGCCTCCTGCCGCAGGCCGAGGCCTACGAGAAGGGATGCCAGCAGGTGCTGTTCCTCGACGAGGGCGAGTACCTCGAAGAGCTCGGCGGCATGAACATCGTGCTCGTGCGTCGTGATGGAACGCTCGTCACGCCCGAGTCCGACACGATCCTCGAGGGCATCACGCGCGACTCGATCCTGCAGCTCGCGAGCGATCGCGGCCACACCGTCGAGCGTCGGCGCGTGACGATCACCGAGTGGCGCGACGGTGTCGCGTCGAGCGAGATCGTCGGCGCCTTCGCGTGCGGTACGGCGGCCGTCGTCGTGCCCATCGGCCGGTTGCTCGCCGAGGACTTCGAGATCGTGCACTCCGGACCGGCCGCCGACGAGCTCGCTCTGTCCCTGCGTGCCGAGCTCACGGGCATCCAGTACGGTCGCGTCGAAGACCGTCACGGCTGGATGCAGCGGCTCGACGCCTGAGCCCTCGTTAGGCTGTCGGTATGAAGATCGCGCGGTTCAGTCACGGCGAGTCGATCGCCTTCGGTGTCATCGATGAAGAGGAGCACGACCTCGTCGTGCTGAAGTCCGACCCGATGTTCGCCGGGTACGACCCGACGGGGGAGCGCGTGCCGCTCGCCGAGGCGAAGCTGCTCGCTCCCGTCATCCCGCGGTCGAAGGTCATCGGCGTCGGTCGCAACTATCGCGACCACGCCGCCGAGTTCGGCAACGAGGCACCGGCCGAGCCGCTGCTCTTCCTGAAGCCCAACACGTCGGTCGTCGGTCCGAACGATGCGATCGTCCTTCCTGCCCTGTCGTCACACGTCGACTTCGAGGGCGAGCTCGCCGTCATCATCGGCAGCATCGCGAAGAACGTGCGGGTCGAGGATGCCGCGAGCGTCGTCTTCGGCTACACGATCGCCAACGACGTGACGGCCCGCGACCTGCAGAAGTCCGACGCGCAGTGGACGCGCGCGAAGGGCTTCGACAGCTTCTGCCCGCTCGGGCCGGTGATCGAGACCGACCTCGACCTCGCGGGTGAGAGCGTCGAGACCCGTGTGAACGGTGAGCTCAAGCAGAGCGGGCCGCTCACCGACATGGTGCACTCCGTCGCCGAGATCATCGCGTACGCCTCGGCCGTCTTCACGCTGCTGCCCGGCGACGTCATCCTCACGGGTACGCCCGCGGGGGTCGGCCCGCTCGCGAGCGGCGACTCGGTCGCGATCACGATTCCGGGCATCGGCACGCTCACTAATCCGGTGCGCTCGGCCTGACCCGCAGGAGCGGTGGGAAACCTCCGGGCCGAATCTCTAGGATGAGAATCAATGTCTGATTCGGCTCACCCCACGACCCAGGCGACCGGGAGCGACGTTCGCGTCCGGTTCTGCCCTTCGCCCACCGGTACCCCGCACGTCGGTCTCGTGCGCACCGCTCTCTTCAACTGGGCGTATGCCCGGCACACGGGGGGCACGTTCGTCTTCCGTATCGAAGACACCGACGCGGCCCGCGACAGCGAAGAGAGCTACGCCCAGATCATCGACGCCCTCACCTGGCTCGGTCTCGACTGGGACGAGGGCATCGACGTCGGCGGCCCGAACGAGCCGTACCGGCAGTCGCAGCGCGGCGACATCTACCAGGACGTCGTCGACCGCCTCCTCGCCGCGGGCCACCTCTACGAGAGCTACTCGACCGCCGACGAGATCGACGCGCGGAACGAAGCCGCCGGCCGCCCGAAGCAGCTCGGCTACGACAACGGCGATCGCGACCTCACCGACGAGCAGCGCGCCGCCTTCCGTGCGGAGGGCCGTTCGCCGGCTCTCCGCCTGCGCGTACCCGACGTCGACCTCGGTTTCGACGACCTCGTGCGCGGCGAGATCACGTTCGCCGCGGGCTCGACGATCGACTTCGTCGTCGTGCGGCCGAACGGCGCCCCGCTCTACACGCTCGTGAACCCCGTCGACGACGCGCTCATGGGCATCACGCACGTGCTGCGCGGCGAAGACCTGCTGTCGTCGACGCCGCGTCAGATCGCGCTGTACCACGCTCTCATCGACATCGGCGTGACGACGTTCGTGCCGCGGTTCGGCCACCTGCCGTACGTCATGGGCGAGGGCAACAAGAAGCTCTCGAAGCGCGACCCCGAGGCGAACCTCTTCCACCACCGCGACCGGGGCTTCATCCCCGAGGGCCTCCTCAACTACCTCGCGCTCCTCGGCTGGGGCTTCTCGGCCGACCGTGACGTCTTCAGCCGCGACGAGCTCGTCGCCGCGTTCGACGTCGTGAACGTCAACCCCAACCCCGCGCGCTTCGACCTGAAGAAGGCCGAGGCGATCAACGGCGACCACCTGCGTCAGCTCGACGTCGTCGACTTCGCCGCCCGCACCGTGCCGTACCTCGCGGACGTCGTGGAGGTGCCGCTGAGCCCCGCGCACGAGGCGATCCTCGCCGAGGCGGCACCGCTCGTGCAGGAGCGCATCGGACTGCTCGGTGAGGCGCCCGGCATGCTCGGCTTCCTCTTCACCGACGCCGCCGGCCTCGAGTACGACGATGCGGCCGTCGCGGGCCTTCCCGCCGACACCGACGCCGTACTGTCCGCTGCGCGTGAGGCGCTCGAGCGCGTTCCCGCCGAGTCGTGGGCGCACACCGAGATCGAGGAGGCGCTCCGCGGAGCGCTCATCGACGGGCTCGGGCTCAAGCCGCGCGTCGCCTTCGGCCCGGTGCGCACGGCGATCTCCGGCCGCCGCGTCTCTCCGCCGCTCTTTGAGTCGATGCAGATCCTCGGCAAGATCGACTCCCTCGCGCGTCTCGACCGTCTGATCGGGCGTCGTGCGGAGTGAGTGACGTCGATGTCGCGGTGATCGGCGCGGGGCCCGCGGGCCTCTCCGCCGCTCTGAACCTCGTTCGTGCGCGGCGCCGCACGCTCCTGATCGACTCGAACCGGCCGCGCAACGCGGCGACGCTCGCCTCGCACGGGTTCCTCACCCGCGACGGAGTGCCTCCGCTCGAGCTCAGGAGGCTCGGCCGCGAGGAGTTCGAGCAGTACTCCGAGGCGACTTTCCACGCGGCATCCGTCGACGCGATCGTGCCCGACGGCGAGGCATTCGCCCTCACCGGTCGAGGCGTGCGCGGGGCTCCGGCGCTCGCGGTCCGCGCCCGCGTCGTGGTCGTCGCGAGCGGACTGAGCGAGACGCTCCCCGCGATCCCCGGCCTGCGTGCGTGGTACGGCACGCAGCTGCACAGTTGCGTCGAGTGCGACGGGTACGAGAAGGCGGATGCCGGGCTCGTCCTCATCGGAGAGACCGACGATCTCGCCGAGCGCGCGCTCACGGTCTCGCAGTGGAGCCGCGACCTCATCGTCTTCACGAACGGCGTCGGTACGGTGACGGATGACGAGGAGGCGATGCTCCTCGCCCTCGGCGTCACGGTCGAGCGTCGACCGATCGCCGAGATCGAGGGGGAGTCGGGCTCGATGACGGCGGTTCGCCTCGAGGACGGCACGGTCATCCCTCGAGCGGGTGGATTCGTGCGCCCGCTC harbors:
- a CDS encoding MFS transporter; this translates as MSTMTTEAPTTGRAPARAWAALAVLMLPVLLVSVDNTVLSFAIPEISRALSPTAAQQLWIIDAYPLVLAGLLVSMGSLGDRIGRRRMLLIGSAGFALVSVAAAFAPTAELLIAARAGLGFFGAMLMPSTLSLLRSIFMDREQRRLAIAIWASGFAAGSALGPIVGGILLLHFPWGSVFLLAVPVLIPIFILVPLLVRESRDPAPGPVDPVSILLSLAAMAPVVFAIKEFATEGLTPLAIGTFVIGVVSGWLFVRRQLRRPVPMLDVRLFTKGSFGGAVAVNLFSVIALVGFLYFVSQHLQLIVGLDPVEAGLALVPGLVVMIIAGLGVVPIARRVRPRILVPTALSISAAGYVVLGLGSSDGGLVAPIIAFVLLGLGIGAAETVSNELILSSAPANKAGAASAVSETAYELGAVLGTAILGSIITAHYRANIVLSDALTATQAHDARETLAGAVNVAETLPPTDAAALLASASHAFDGGVVVTSMIAVGLMLAAALVAAITLRNPTAPVEHD
- a CDS encoding DUF6458 family protein; its protein translation is MSIGLGIFLFVVGAILVWAVEVQLEWIDLDMVGYILMGAGFLVFLLGIVLLARRRTSSTVSATHVDPATGDRVTRNETRGPDPL
- a CDS encoding 3-isopropylmalate dehydrogenase encodes the protein MPRTVRLAVIPGDGIGPEVVAEALKVLRAAVGDETRFEETHFSLGAGRFLETGDVLTDDDLAAVASHDAILLGAVGGVPGDPRLANANIERGLLLKLRFSLDHYVNLRPTVLHPGVESPLAAPGDVDFVVVREGTEGPYVGNGGAIRVGTPAEVANEVSVNTAFGVERVVRYAFAAASGRRKKLTLVHKTNVLVFAGGLWKRTVDAVAVEFPDVAVDYLHVDAATIFLVTDPARFDVIVTDNLFGDILTDLAGAISGGIGLAASGNINPDGRFPSMFEPVHGSAPDIAGKGIADPTAAILSVALLLDHLGLADDAERVRGAASDDIAGRDGSTRSTSEIGDAIAARLAPAAP
- a CDS encoding branched-chain amino acid aminotransferase — encoded protein: MTIDLPLARPDLTWAVTTNDNAKSAEERDAILADPGFGNHFTDHMVDVCWSARGGWHRPRVSPYGPIPLDPAAAVLHYAQEVFEGMKAYRHGDGSIWTFRPYENAARMQRSARRMALPELPSDYFIDSLKQLIAVDGAWVPSADGTSLYLRPFMFAKEAFLGVRPAQKVGYYVIASPAGAYFTGGVQPVNIWLSTDYARAGKGGTGAAKTGGNYASSLLPQAEAYEKGCQQVLFLDEGEYLEELGGMNIVLVRRDGTLVTPESDTILEGITRDSILQLASDRGHTVERRRVTITEWRDGVASSEIVGAFACGTAAVVVPIGRLLAEDFEIVHSGPAADELALSLRAELTGIQYGRVEDRHGWMQRLDA
- a CDS encoding fumarylacetoacetate hydrolase family protein, whose amino-acid sequence is MKIARFSHGESIAFGVIDEEEHDLVVLKSDPMFAGYDPTGERVPLAEAKLLAPVIPRSKVIGVGRNYRDHAAEFGNEAPAEPLLFLKPNTSVVGPNDAIVLPALSSHVDFEGELAVIIGSIAKNVRVEDAASVVFGYTIANDVTARDLQKSDAQWTRAKGFDSFCPLGPVIETDLDLAGESVETRVNGELKQSGPLTDMVHSVAEIIAYASAVFTLLPGDVILTGTPAGVGPLASGDSVAITIPGIGTLTNPVRSA
- the gltX gene encoding glutamate--tRNA ligase, which encodes MSDSAHPTTQATGSDVRVRFCPSPTGTPHVGLVRTALFNWAYARHTGGTFVFRIEDTDAARDSEESYAQIIDALTWLGLDWDEGIDVGGPNEPYRQSQRGDIYQDVVDRLLAAGHLYESYSTADEIDARNEAAGRPKQLGYDNGDRDLTDEQRAAFRAEGRSPALRLRVPDVDLGFDDLVRGEITFAAGSTIDFVVVRPNGAPLYTLVNPVDDALMGITHVLRGEDLLSSTPRQIALYHALIDIGVTTFVPRFGHLPYVMGEGNKKLSKRDPEANLFHHRDRGFIPEGLLNYLALLGWGFSADRDVFSRDELVAAFDVVNVNPNPARFDLKKAEAINGDHLRQLDVVDFAARTVPYLADVVEVPLSPAHEAILAEAAPLVQERIGLLGEAPGMLGFLFTDAAGLEYDDAAVAGLPADTDAVLSAAREALERVPAESWAHTEIEEALRGALIDGLGLKPRVAFGPVRTAISGRRVSPPLFESMQILGKIDSLARLDRLIGRRAE